Proteins found in one Choloepus didactylus isolate mChoDid1 chromosome 25, mChoDid1.pri, whole genome shotgun sequence genomic segment:
- the LOC119520415 gene encoding olfactory receptor 7A10-like — protein sequence MELENKTRVLEFILLGLSEDAEVQPLLFGLFLMMYLVTFIGNLLIILAIISDSHLHTPMYFFLSNLSLNDICFTSTTVPKMLVNIHTGSKMITYINCLTQTYFAMLFVTLDNFLLSVMAYDRFMAICHPLHYMVIMNPRLCALLLLASWVLSVLHALLHGLMLLQLSFPTNLEIPHIFCELNQVIHLACSDTFLNDLLMYFAAGLVGIIPLSGILLSYCKIVSSVLRISSAGGKSKAFSTCGSHLSAVSLFYGTVLGVYLSSAATQNSRARAIASVMYMVVTPMLNPFIYSLRNKDIKHAFKNLLS from the coding sequence AtggaattagaaaacaaaacacgTGTTTTAGAGTTTATCCTCCTCGGACTCTCAGAAGATGCAGAAGTGCAGCCCCTCCTCTTTGGGCTGTTCCTGATGATGTACCTGGTCACTTTCATTGGGAACCTGCTCATCATCCTGGCCATCATCTCTGACTCACACctgcacacacccatgtacttcttcctctctaacctGTCCTTAAATGATATCTGTTTCACCTCCACCACTGTCCCAAAGATGCTAGTGAATATCCATACAGGGAGCAAAATGATAACATATATAAACTGTCTTACCCAGACATATTTTGCTATGCTTTTTGTGACATTAGACAACTTCCTCCTGtctgtgatggcctatgaccgcttcaTGGCCATCTGCCACCCCCTTCATTACATGGTCATCATGAACCCCCGGCTCTGTGCCCTCCTGCTGCTGGCATCCTGGGTATTGAGTGTTCTGCATGCTCTTTTACATGGCTTAATGCTTTTGCAATTGTCTTTTCCTACCAACTTAGAAATCCCTCACATTTTCTGTGAACTTAATCAGGTAATCCATCTTGCTTGTTCTGACACCTTCCTCAATGACCTACTGATGTATTTTGCAGCTGGACTTGTGGGTATTATTCCACTCTCTGGGATCCTTTTGTCTTACTGTAAGATCGTATCCTCTGTTTTGAGAATTTCCTCAGCTGGAGGCAAGTCTAAAGCATTTTCCACTTGTGGGTCTCACCTCTCTGCAGTGTCCCTGTTTTATGGTACAGTTCTTGGAGTGTATCTTAGTTCTGCTGCTACTCAAAACTCAAGGGCAAGAGCAATAGCCTCAGTGATGTACATGGTGGTCactcccatgctgaacccctttaTCTACAGTCTTAGAAACAAGGACATAAAGCATGCCTTTAAAAATCTCCTCAGCTGA